A DNA window from Bradyrhizobium barranii subsp. barranii contains the following coding sequences:
- a CDS encoding ABC transporter substrate-binding protein, producing MNFKHVTGLFCAAAIFLALGSGTQAQDKVIKIGVIMPMSGGTASIGAHAKAALEVAMDIINNAHPELGNLPLAKNAGLAGLGGAKIEAVFADNQGNPATGQNQALRLITEEKVAAVFGSYQSGVTLTSSAIAEKYGVPFLNSESVAANLTERGFKWFFRTTPIATDFAKIYVDFLADIKAQGAKTDSVAVVHDNTEYGTSVANTIAGAFKEKGQPIALDIAYPVNATDLQGQVLQLKDKKPDVVIMISYTSDAILFAKTMQSLDYKPAVLLADDAGYSDPSFTKAVGKISQGVFNRSSWVVGPPGSASAIIAEMYKKKSGEEMDDTVARQMQGFFVLADAIDRAGSTEPAKIQAALRATDLKPEQLMIGYKGVKFDDKGQNILASGAIIQLQDGENYVAVWPKTNAEKAPVLPYKGW from the coding sequence ATGAATTTCAAGCACGTCACCGGGCTGTTTTGCGCAGCCGCGATCTTCCTTGCGCTGGGCTCCGGCACGCAGGCCCAGGACAAGGTCATCAAGATCGGCGTCATCATGCCGATGTCCGGCGGCACCGCCTCGATCGGTGCGCACGCCAAGGCGGCGCTCGAAGTCGCCATGGACATCATCAACAACGCCCATCCTGAGCTTGGCAATCTGCCGCTGGCGAAGAACGCCGGCCTTGCCGGCCTCGGCGGCGCCAAGATCGAGGCTGTGTTCGCCGACAACCAGGGCAACCCGGCGACGGGCCAGAATCAGGCGCTACGCCTGATCACGGAGGAGAAGGTGGCGGCCGTGTTCGGCTCCTACCAGTCCGGCGTCACGCTGACTTCGAGCGCGATCGCCGAGAAATACGGCGTTCCTTTCCTGAACTCGGAATCGGTCGCCGCCAATCTCACCGAGCGCGGCTTCAAATGGTTCTTCCGCACCACGCCGATTGCGACCGATTTCGCCAAGATCTATGTCGACTTCCTCGCCGACATCAAGGCGCAGGGTGCCAAGACCGACAGCGTCGCGGTGGTCCATGACAACACCGAATACGGCACCTCGGTCGCCAACACGATCGCCGGCGCCTTCAAGGAAAAGGGCCAGCCGATCGCGCTCGACATCGCCTATCCCGTCAATGCGACCGACTTGCAGGGCCAGGTGCTCCAGCTCAAGGACAAGAAGCCCGACGTCGTCATCATGATCAGCTACACGTCGGATGCGATCCTGTTCGCCAAGACCATGCAGTCGCTCGACTACAAGCCGGCCGTGCTGCTGGCCGACGATGCCGGCTACTCCGATCCGTCCTTCACCAAGGCGGTCGGCAAGATCTCGCAAGGCGTCTTCAACCGCTCGTCCTGGGTCGTGGGACCGCCGGGCTCGGCGTCCGCCATCATCGCCGAGATGTACAAGAAGAAGAGCGGCGAGGAGATGGACGACACGGTCGCCCGGCAGATGCAGGGCTTCTTCGTGCTGGCCGATGCCATCGACCGCGCCGGCTCGACCGAGCCTGCAAAGATCCAGGCCGCGCTGAGGGCGACGGACCTGAAGCCCGAGCAGCTCATGATCGGCTACAAGGGCGTGAAGTTCGACGACAAGGGCCAGAACATCCTGGCTTCCGGCGCCATCATCCAGCTCCAGGATGGCGAGAACTACGTCGCGGTATGGCCGAAGACCAATGCCGAGAAGGCACCGGTACTGCCCTACAAGGGCTGGTAA
- a CDS encoding branched-chain amino acid ABC transporter permease: MSFVLVQVIVGGLLLGAVYALFSSGLTLVWGMMNIVNFAHGDFVMLGMYVAYVVYTLMGGGPILGAPLATLVLATVGVVVYFALIRDIMKGPMLAQILGTFGLALLLRYSVFWWFGANFLSMPSNIVGGTYAFAGLRIEASRLLAGVVALLVTFGLHLLLTRTSLGSKMLAVAEDQTAAQLMGIRPDTMQAIAWAIAAGATGLAGALIANFFYIVPTVGETLGIVAFVTVSLGGFGSVPGALVAGLLIGVIESLSGYLIGAVYKDIVVYVLFLFFLWFRPQGLMGKL; encoded by the coding sequence ATGTCCTTCGTACTCGTGCAGGTGATTGTCGGCGGGCTTCTGCTTGGCGCCGTCTACGCCCTATTTTCCTCGGGCCTCACGCTGGTGTGGGGCATGATGAACATCGTCAATTTCGCGCATGGCGACTTCGTCATGCTTGGCATGTACGTCGCCTATGTCGTCTATACGCTGATGGGGGGAGGGCCCATCCTCGGCGCCCCACTGGCGACACTGGTGCTCGCGACCGTCGGGGTCGTCGTCTATTTCGCCCTGATCCGCGACATCATGAAGGGGCCGATGCTGGCGCAGATCCTCGGCACGTTCGGGCTCGCGCTGCTGCTGCGCTATTCCGTGTTCTGGTGGTTCGGCGCCAACTTCCTGTCGATGCCGTCGAATATCGTCGGCGGCACTTATGCGTTTGCGGGCCTGCGGATCGAAGCCTCGCGGCTGCTTGCCGGTGTCGTCGCGCTGCTGGTGACATTCGGCCTCCACCTGCTTCTGACGCGCACATCGCTTGGTTCAAAAATGCTGGCGGTGGCGGAGGATCAGACCGCGGCTCAGCTTATGGGCATCAGGCCCGATACCATGCAGGCGATTGCCTGGGCCATCGCGGCCGGCGCCACCGGCCTTGCCGGCGCGCTGATCGCGAACTTCTTCTACATCGTGCCGACGGTCGGCGAGACGCTCGGCATCGTCGCCTTCGTCACGGTATCCCTTGGCGGCTTCGGCAGCGTGCCCGGCGCGCTCGTCGCGGGCCTGTTGATCGGCGTGATCGAGTCGCTCTCCGGCTATCTGATCGGTGCGGTCTACAAGGACATCGTCGTCTATGTCCTGTTCCTGTTCTTCCTCTGGTTCCGGCCGCAAGGCCTGATGGGCAAGCTCTGA
- a CDS encoding branched-chain amino acid ABC transporter permease: protein MRRLIWLSIVAALAIAYPLLLSSPFQQRLGALVLLYAIAASAWNIVGGYAGQVSVGHVVFFGCGAYAAMGSYAKFGLSPLFGIPGGIVLAVGLAAIIGVPTLRLSGHYFSMATIAVAETVRLIVTNTDWLGAAVGLSGPTVPRNIFDLSFLSSLPYYYLFLVVLVITLFITWWMTNSRMGFYLRAIKDSERAARSLGAPASRTKLYAYMLSAALTSVAGALYAMMFGFVDPESGLGILISVKILIMAALGGAGLLFGPLVGAAILVPLEEISNSWLGGKGAGLTFVLYGAIIVLIARFQPGGLLSLFMGRRKPGADKGAGHAP from the coding sequence ATGCGGCGCTTGATCTGGCTCTCAATCGTCGCAGCACTGGCGATTGCCTATCCGTTGCTGCTGTCCTCGCCGTTCCAGCAGCGCCTGGGCGCACTGGTGCTGCTCTATGCCATCGCCGCGTCGGCCTGGAACATCGTCGGCGGCTATGCCGGCCAGGTCTCGGTCGGCCACGTCGTGTTCTTCGGCTGCGGCGCTTATGCCGCGATGGGGAGCTACGCCAAGTTCGGGCTGTCGCCGCTGTTCGGCATCCCCGGCGGGATCGTGCTGGCGGTGGGGCTCGCTGCGATCATCGGCGTGCCGACGCTACGGCTGTCGGGTCACTATTTCAGCATGGCGACGATCGCGGTCGCCGAGACCGTGCGGCTGATCGTCACCAACACCGACTGGCTCGGCGCGGCCGTGGGTCTTTCCGGTCCAACGGTCCCCCGCAACATCTTCGATCTCTCGTTCCTGTCGTCGCTGCCGTACTACTACCTCTTCCTGGTCGTCCTCGTGATCACGCTGTTCATCACCTGGTGGATGACCAACAGCCGCATGGGATTCTATCTGCGCGCGATCAAGGATTCCGAGAGGGCCGCACGTTCCCTAGGCGCACCCGCGAGCCGGACCAAGCTCTACGCCTACATGCTGAGCGCGGCGCTGACGAGCGTTGCCGGCGCGCTCTATGCGATGATGTTCGGCTTCGTCGATCCCGAGTCCGGGCTCGGCATCCTGATCTCGGTCAAAATCCTGATCATGGCGGCGCTGGGCGGGGCGGGGTTGCTGTTCGGTCCGCTGGTGGGAGCCGCGATCCTCGTGCCGCTGGAGGAGATCTCCAACAGCTGGCTTGGCGGCAAGGGGGCCGGCCTCACCTTCGTCCTGTATGGCGCGATCATCGTGCTGATCGCGCGCTTCCAGCCCGGCGGCCTGCTCAGCCTGTTCATGGGACGACGCAAGCCCGGCGCAGATAAGGGAGCCGGCCATGCTCCTTGA
- a CDS encoding ABC transporter ATP-binding protein, translated as MLLEARGITKAFGSFKAVDDASVTLEQGDILGLIGPNGAGKSTFFNCLTGDLKTTSGRVLFEGADITDFAPEQRAGLGLARTFQVPQTFEGMTVLENVMIGAFLRTSHRHEVETRARAVLERVGMSRLADAPARSLGTPGRKRLEIARALATEPKVLLLDEAMAGLNAHEVRLAIDLVRDIHRSGITLVIVEHIMEVIMSLASRVMVFHQGKEIARGSPREVTSNPAVIEAYLGKRAAKAAAGHTPVELMGGRDL; from the coding sequence ATGCTCCTTGAGGCGCGCGGGATCACAAAGGCGTTCGGCAGCTTCAAGGCGGTGGACGATGCGTCCGTCACGCTGGAGCAGGGCGATATTCTCGGCCTGATCGGCCCGAACGGCGCCGGCAAATCCACCTTCTTCAATTGCCTCACCGGCGACCTCAAGACCACCTCGGGCCGCGTGCTGTTCGAGGGGGCCGACATCACCGACTTCGCGCCGGAGCAGCGCGCCGGGCTCGGGCTTGCGCGCACCTTCCAGGTGCCGCAGACCTTTGAAGGCATGACGGTGCTCGAGAACGTCATGATCGGCGCCTTCCTGCGCACCTCGCATCGCCATGAGGTCGAGACCAGGGCGCGCGCGGTGCTGGAGCGCGTCGGCATGAGCAGGCTTGCGGATGCGCCGGCGCGCTCGCTGGGCACGCCCGGCCGCAAGCGGCTGGAGATCGCCCGCGCACTGGCGACCGAGCCAAAGGTGCTGCTGCTCGACGAGGCCATGGCCGGGCTCAACGCCCACGAGGTGAGGCTCGCCATCGATCTCGTCCGCGACATCCACCGCTCCGGCATCACGCTCGTCATCGTCGAGCACATCATGGAAGTGATCATGTCGCTCGCGAGCCGCGTGATGGTGTTTCACCAGGGCAAGGAGATCGCCCGCGGCTCGCCGCGCGAGGTCACCTCGAACCCGGCGGTGATCGAAGCCTATCTCGGCAAACGCGCGGCGAAGGCCGCGGCCGGCCATACGCCGGTCGAGCTGATGGGCGGGCGGGACCTATGA
- a CDS encoding ABC transporter ATP-binding protein: MSGALLRIEHLEVRYGDLIGVSDVSLEVPEGSVVALLGSNGGGKTTTLNAIAGLIPVHSGSISFRGEDIAGQKAFAIVRKGLALSPEGWRLFVQQSVENNLLLGATPLHDKSRQANLLERVYEIFPRLKERRNQRAGTMSGGERQMLAVGRALMSDPKLLMLDEPSLGLAPAVVESMYETFGRLHREGLTILLAEQSIELALEVSDFATVLQVGKSVLSGTAAALAQDPQVQKAYLGVD; encoded by the coding sequence ATGAGCGGCGCGCTTCTTCGGATCGAGCACCTCGAGGTGCGCTATGGCGACCTCATCGGTGTCTCCGACGTCTCGCTGGAGGTGCCGGAGGGCAGCGTCGTCGCGCTGCTCGGCTCCAATGGCGGCGGCAAGACCACGACGCTGAACGCAATCGCGGGTCTCATTCCCGTGCATTCCGGATCGATCAGCTTTCGCGGCGAGGACATCGCCGGCCAGAAGGCCTTTGCGATCGTGCGCAAGGGGCTGGCGCTCTCGCCGGAGGGCTGGCGGCTGTTCGTGCAGCAGAGCGTCGAGAACAACCTCCTGCTCGGCGCGACGCCGCTGCACGACAAGTCGCGCCAGGCCAATTTGCTCGAACGCGTCTACGAAATCTTCCCGCGCCTGAAGGAGCGCCGCAACCAGCGCGCCGGCACGATGTCCGGCGGCGAGCGGCAGATGCTCGCGGTCGGCCGCGCGCTGATGAGCGATCCGAAGCTATTGATGCTGGACGAACCGTCGCTCGGCCTCGCGCCGGCGGTCGTCGAATCCATGTACGAGACCTTCGGCCGCCTGCATCGCGAGGGCCTGACCATCCTGCTCGCCGAGCAGTCGATCGAGCTCGCGCTGGAAGTCTCGGACTTCGCGACCGTGCTCCAGGTCGGCAAGAGCGTGCTGTCCGGCACGGCCGCGGCGCTCGCACAGGATCCGCAGGTGCAGAAGGCCTATCTCGGCGTCGACTGA
- a CDS encoding TetR/AcrR family transcriptional regulator: MRPSSDEPDFDLPGVAPSRQKRSRETTLALLRAGADMLRTRSLAELSIEALCTEVGATVGAFYSRFESKEAYFNALMALAARDGEQRLGDMRRPSPDTDLDKLCHIIVSGIIAWMRDHEGVLRAALQHDDTRPDKWTPFKALAKATTERATPLLLPAMDKGRKAAKTRTIAFGFQVVLGTLVNAILNDPGPLSLGSKEMETRLAGCLLLLLQAEINQSTPR, encoded by the coding sequence ATGCGGCCAAGCTCGGACGAACCCGATTTCGACCTGCCCGGCGTTGCCCCGTCGCGGCAGAAGCGCAGCCGCGAGACGACACTGGCGCTGCTGCGCGCCGGCGCCGACATGCTGCGCACGCGCAGCCTGGCCGAGCTGTCGATCGAGGCGCTCTGCACCGAGGTCGGCGCCACCGTCGGCGCCTTCTACAGCCGCTTCGAGAGCAAGGAGGCCTATTTCAACGCACTAATGGCGCTGGCCGCGCGCGACGGCGAGCAACGGCTCGGCGACATGAGGCGACCGTCACCGGATACGGACCTCGACAAGCTCTGCCACATCATCGTCAGCGGGATCATCGCCTGGATGCGTGACCACGAGGGCGTGCTGCGCGCCGCGCTTCAGCACGATGACACCCGTCCGGACAAATGGACGCCGTTCAAGGCCCTCGCGAAGGCAACGACGGAACGCGCGACCCCTCTGCTGCTCCCGGCCATGGACAAGGGACGCAAGGCCGCCAAGACCCGCACGATCGCCTTCGGCTTCCAGGTCGTGCTGGGCACGCTGGTGAACGCGATCCTCAACGATCCCGGGCCGCTGTCGCTTGGATCAAAAGAGATGGAGACGCGGCTGGCCGGTTGCCTGTTGCTGTTGCTCCAGGCGGAGATCAATCAGTCGACGCCGAGATAG
- a CDS encoding arylsulfatase encodes MSANSGTPFRGTVGKTVAESKPWWPEAPRPPDGAPNILVVLFDDVGFSDFGCYGSAIKTPTIDRLAAEGLRYSGFHTTAMCSTTRAALLTGRNHHSVGVGCLANFDSGYPGYRGKIAREAGTLAEMLRHHGYRNYMVGKWHVTPLTESGATGPFDGWPLGRGFDRFYGFLDAETDQYAPELVSDNTHIDPPGTYADGYHLTEDLIDQSIRFIGDHVADRPDVPWLTWVALGACHAPHQAPADIIGSYDAEFAHGWDVERERRLARQKAMGLVPEGTRMPARNDSVKAWEEHSADERRVFTRLQAAFAGMLDHSDRHLGRLVSFLETAGIRDNTVIIVMSDNGASQEGGPLGFVNAMGPFNFKPEPIAEKLSRIDDIGGSDTHSNFPHGWAMASNTPLRRYKQNTHGGGIRDPFVINWPKKIAGKGELRHQFVHACDLTPTLLELIGVESPSTIAGCPQMPLEGESFARSIMDASVSSKSSPQYFEMFGHRGLWQGGWKAVAFHPSGTPFENDKWELFHLDKDFSETDDLAAKEPERLAAMIATWWAEAERHKVLPLDDRFGPRFAENAARFHGARHHFVFHAGMGHVPTDVAPDVRSRSYTIEAHVEIDGQGADGVLISHGDATSGYSLYVRDGHLVHDLNIGGSHQVVRSDRKVSSGARRLGVHVERLVRKEPPAKGSRTGVTEYTLLIDGEPAGSLQTQLGFHTLISWSGLDIGRDRGSPVSHYEAPFEFEGRLLRVTVTMHDDQKLDGDAVGNAQMARQ; translated from the coding sequence ATGAGCGCAAACAGCGGCACGCCGTTCCGCGGCACCGTCGGCAAGACGGTCGCGGAGTCGAAACCCTGGTGGCCGGAGGCGCCAAGGCCGCCCGACGGTGCGCCGAACATCCTGGTCGTGCTGTTCGACGACGTCGGCTTCTCCGATTTCGGCTGCTATGGCTCGGCAATCAAGACGCCGACCATCGACCGGCTCGCCGCGGAGGGGCTGCGCTACTCCGGATTCCACACCACGGCAATGTGCTCGACGACGCGCGCCGCGCTGCTGACAGGACGCAATCATCACTCGGTCGGCGTCGGCTGCCTTGCCAATTTCGATTCCGGCTATCCCGGGTACCGCGGTAAGATCGCGCGCGAGGCGGGGACGCTGGCCGAGATGCTGCGCCACCATGGCTATCGCAACTACATGGTCGGCAAATGGCACGTCACGCCGCTGACCGAAAGCGGAGCCACCGGCCCGTTCGACGGCTGGCCGCTCGGCCGCGGCTTCGACCGCTTCTACGGCTTCCTCGATGCCGAGACCGACCAGTACGCGCCGGAGCTCGTCTCCGACAACACGCATATCGATCCACCGGGCACGTATGCGGACGGCTATCATCTGACCGAGGACCTGATCGACCAGTCGATCCGCTTCATCGGCGACCATGTCGCCGACCGTCCTGACGTTCCCTGGCTCACCTGGGTCGCACTTGGCGCCTGCCACGCGCCGCATCAGGCGCCGGCCGATATCATTGGGAGTTACGACGCCGAATTCGCGCACGGCTGGGACGTCGAGCGCGAACGGCGTCTGGCGCGCCAGAAGGCGATGGGGCTGGTGCCTGAGGGAACGCGGATGCCGGCGCGCAACGATAGCGTGAAGGCCTGGGAGGAGCATTCGGCCGACGAGCGCCGCGTCTTCACCCGCCTGCAGGCGGCCTTCGCCGGCATGCTCGATCATTCCGATCGGCATCTTGGACGGCTTGTCTCGTTCCTGGAAACGGCCGGCATTCGCGACAACACCGTGATCATCGTGATGTCCGACAACGGCGCGAGCCAGGAGGGCGGGCCGCTCGGCTTCGTCAACGCGATGGGGCCGTTCAACTTCAAGCCGGAGCCGATCGCCGAGAAGCTCAGCCGTATCGACGACATCGGCGGGTCCGACACCCACAGCAATTTCCCGCATGGCTGGGCGATGGCGTCGAACACGCCGCTGCGGCGCTACAAGCAGAACACCCATGGCGGCGGCATCCGCGATCCCTTCGTCATCAACTGGCCGAAGAAGATCGCAGGCAAAGGCGAGCTGCGGCACCAGTTCGTCCACGCCTGCGACCTCACGCCGACGCTACTGGAGCTGATCGGCGTCGAGTCGCCCAGCACGATCGCGGGCTGCCCGCAGATGCCGCTGGAAGGCGAGAGCTTTGCGCGCTCGATCATGGATGCGTCCGTGTCCTCAAAAAGCTCGCCGCAATATTTCGAGATGTTCGGCCATCGCGGCCTCTGGCAGGGCGGCTGGAAGGCGGTCGCCTTCCATCCCTCGGGCACGCCGTTCGAGAACGACAAATGGGAGCTGTTTCATCTCGACAAGGATTTCTCCGAGACCGACGATCTCGCCGCAAAGGAGCCGGAGCGTCTGGCCGCAATGATCGCGACCTGGTGGGCGGAGGCCGAGAGGCACAAGGTGCTGCCGCTCGACGACCGCTTCGGTCCGCGCTTCGCGGAGAACGCCGCACGCTTCCACGGTGCGCGCCACCATTTCGTCTTCCACGCCGGCATGGGCCACGTGCCGACCGACGTCGCGCCTGATGTGCGCAGCCGCAGCTACACGATCGAGGCGCATGTCGAGATCGACGGGCAGGGCGCCGATGGCGTGCTGATCTCGCATGGCGACGCGACGTCGGGCTACAGCCTCTACGTCAGGGACGGCCATCTCGTGCACGACCTCAACATCGGCGGCAGCCACCAGGTCGTGCGGTCGGACCGCAAGGTGTCGTCAGGCGCGCGGCGGCTCGGCGTGCATGTCGAGCGGCTCGTGCGCAAGGAGCCGCCGGCGAAAGGCTCGCGCACCGGCGTCACCGAATACACGCTGCTGATCGACGGCGAGCCGGCGGGGTCGCTCCAGACCCAGCTCGGCTTCCACACGCTGATCTCGTGGTCCGGCCTCGACATCGGCCGTGACCGCGGCAGCCCCGTGTCGCATTACGAGGCGCCGTTCGAGTTCGAGGGGCGGCTGCTGCGCGTCACCGTCACCATGCACGACGACCAGAAGCTCGACGGCGATGCCGTCGGCAACGCGCAGATGGCGCGGCAGTAG
- a CDS encoding IS481 family transposase produces MPWSEVSVMDQRHEFVRLALQEGANRRELCRRFNVSPDVGYKWLARWQAGDRELADRSRRPHAMPKRSEAAVEVEVLAVRDKHPAWGARKIAHCLKRGGQTVPVPSTVHQILCRNGRVKPSENAPPNPGHRFEKEAPNLLWQMDFKGHLPLADGTRCHPLTIVDDHSRYVLCLKACADEQRLTVQNHLSTTFRCYGLPEAFYTDNGSPWGDTSGIRWTGLKVWLLKLGVRVVHARPCHPQARGKNERFHRTLKAEVFAMRRFRTLPEVQRAFDAWRPVYNLERPHQGLDMQVPADRFRPSARPMPARVPNVEYDSGEIVRRVSSTRPYISFKGRFWKVPQAFARERLAIRPLVRDGHYGIFFASWQVASIDLTNGQPVSDVSEQVSAMSPD; encoded by the coding sequence ATGCCTTGGAGCGAGGTGTCAGTGATGGATCAGCGTCACGAGTTTGTGCGGCTGGCTTTGCAGGAGGGCGCCAACCGGCGCGAACTGTGCCGTCGGTTCAACGTCAGTCCTGACGTCGGCTACAAGTGGCTGGCGCGCTGGCAGGCCGGCGATCGGGAGCTGGCCGACCGCTCCCGGCGCCCGCATGCGATGCCCAAGCGGAGTGAGGCTGCGGTCGAAGTAGAAGTCCTGGCTGTACGCGACAAGCATCCGGCTTGGGGAGCACGGAAGATTGCCCATTGCCTGAAGCGGGGCGGGCAGACGGTGCCTGTGCCATCAACGGTGCACCAGATCCTGTGTCGGAACGGCCGGGTCAAACCGAGTGAGAATGCGCCGCCCAATCCGGGCCACCGGTTCGAGAAGGAAGCTCCCAATCTGCTGTGGCAGATGGACTTCAAGGGCCACCTGCCGCTGGCCGACGGGACACGATGCCATCCGCTGACCATCGTCGACGATCACTCGCGCTACGTGCTGTGCCTGAAGGCATGTGCCGACGAGCAGCGTCTCACCGTGCAGAATCACCTGTCGACGACGTTCCGCTGCTATGGCCTGCCAGAGGCCTTCTACACCGACAATGGCTCACCCTGGGGCGATACGTCCGGCATTCGTTGGACCGGACTGAAGGTGTGGCTGCTCAAGCTTGGCGTCAGGGTGGTGCACGCCAGGCCATGCCACCCACAGGCCCGCGGCAAGAACGAGCGCTTCCATCGCACCCTGAAGGCCGAGGTGTTTGCAATGCGCCGCTTCCGAACTCTCCCGGAAGTCCAGCGCGCCTTCGACGCCTGGCGGCCGGTCTACAATCTGGAGCGGCCTCACCAAGGCCTCGATATGCAGGTCCCTGCCGATCGCTTCCGGCCAAGTGCTCGCCCCATGCCGGCCCGCGTTCCGAACGTCGAATACGACAGCGGCGAGATCGTGCGCAGGGTCTCATCGACAAGACCCTACATCTCCTTCAAGGGACGCTTCTGGAAAGTTCCCCAGGCCTTCGCCCGCGAACGCCTTGCCATCCGGCCACTGGTTCGTGACGGCCACTACGGAATCTTCTTCGCCAGCTGGCAGGTCGCATCGATCGACTTGACCAATGGCCAACCTGTCAGTGATGTGTCCGAACAGGTGTCAGCCATGTCTCCGGACTAA
- a CDS encoding invasion associated locus B family protein, with product MSMQSRLVALAAALLLSTGGAYAQQSAKKNAASPAPAAQPAPAPTQPQADGAQQAGWVVRCTSVSRDAPLECAMEQNAVLTKTGQTIVLINIRIAPDTRTPVALLQLPLGLNLPVGAKLQVDEGKTFDLQIQTCENRGCYASTPIAADLLAALRSGKQLKVSFQNMAKEAIAIPMPLGDFAAAYDKIK from the coding sequence ATGTCCATGCAATCCAGACTTGTCGCCCTCGCCGCCGCCCTTCTGCTGTCGACAGGCGGCGCGTATGCCCAGCAGAGCGCCAAAAAGAACGCCGCTTCCCCTGCACCGGCCGCACAGCCCGCGCCAGCTCCGACCCAGCCGCAGGCTGACGGTGCGCAGCAAGCCGGATGGGTCGTGCGCTGCACCAGCGTCAGCCGCGACGCGCCGCTCGAATGCGCAATGGAGCAGAACGCGGTGCTGACCAAGACCGGCCAGACCATCGTCCTGATCAACATCCGTATCGCGCCCGACACCCGCACGCCGGTGGCGCTGCTGCAATTGCCGCTCGGCCTCAACCTGCCCGTCGGCGCCAAGCTCCAGGTCGACGAGGGCAAGACATTCGATCTTCAGATCCAGACCTGCGAGAACCGCGGCTGCTACGCCTCGACGCCAATCGCGGCGGACCTGCTCGCGGCCTTGCGGTCGGGCAAGCAGCTGAAGGTCTCCTTCCAGAACATGGCCAAGGAGGCGATCGCGATCCCGATGCCGCTGGGCGATTTCGCAGCGGCCTACGACAAGATCAAGTAA